From the Euphorbia lathyris chromosome 6, ddEupLath1.1, whole genome shotgun sequence genome, one window contains:
- the LOC136232685 gene encoding uncharacterized membrane protein At3g27390, with the protein MEPPKGCLASLWNFICFIPFFFGLLLLGTIKGIFFCPIACLIMGIGNSGIILGLWPLHLCWTYYSILRAKLLGPILKMILCICLPALLILWLVLGILGSIVGGALYGFLSPVFATFDAVGEGKSNEIFRCFYDGTWDTIKRSCTIVRDFGDFCYHSYFSYMDDLQKEQPVDRKYYEIKLLYVPGALIAGSLGLMLDFPLISLIAICKSPYMLFKGWHRLFHDLIGREGPFLETICVPFAGLAIILWPMAVAGAVLGSMVSSIFLGAYAGVVVYQESSFWFGLCYIVASWSIYDEYSNDTLDMPEGSCFPRPKYHRKTALTKSTSHAASFSKRGSLKRTESITPMVDLKPFALLDILFKECQSHGEKFVLEGLITPEDIEEASSNKSGTVISIGLPAYCLLQAVLRSVKANSEGILLNDDHTEITSKNRPKDAFFDWFFNPFIIMRDQIKAQKLSEEEENYLCKLVLLNGEPKKLKSVNTGPAPESERRRAELDALARRLQGITKSISRYPTSRRHFQNLVNKLSVELAKKNGSSRPIGRSKSAIVRYFSFNKSRAKQSDSDPDSLRPRDVDIV; encoded by the exons ATGGAGCCACCAAAGGGATGTCTGGCTTCGCTGTGGAACTTCATCTGTTTCATCCCTTTCTTTTTCGGCCTTCTGCTTCTGGGTACTATTAAAG GCATCTTCTTTTGCCCAATAGCATGCCTAATAATGGGAATTGGAAACTCTGGTATCATTTTGGGGCTATGGCCGTTACATTTGTGTTGGACATATTATTCAATTTTGAG AGCCAAACTATTGGGGCCAATTTTGAAGATGATTTTGTGCATATGCCTACCAGCTCTATTGATTCTTTGGCTGGTGCTTGGCATTCTTGGAAGTATTGTAGGTGGAGCTTTGTATGGCTTTCTTTCACCTGTATTTGCTACTTTTGATGCTGTTGGGGAAGGGAAGAGTAATGAGATTTTCCGCTGCTTTTAT GATGGAACTTGGGACACTATCAAAAGGAGTTGCACTATTGTCCGTGATTTCGGTGATTTTTGTTACCATTCTTATTTCTCATACATGGACGATCTGCAAAAAGAACAACCTGTGGATAGGAAATATTACGAGATCAA ATTGCTTTATGTTCCAGGTGCTCTTATAGCTGGCTCACTTGGTTTGATGCTTGACTTTCCGCTGATCTCACTTATTGCTATCTGCAAAAGCCCATACATGCTCTTTAAGGGGTGGCATCGTTTATTTCATGACCTTATAGGAAGGGAAGGTCCTTTCTTGGAGACAATATGTGTACCATTTGCAGGTCTTGCTATCATTCTTTGGCCAATGGCTGTTGCTGGAGCAGTTTTAGGCTCCATGGTGTCCAGCATCTTCCTTGGTGCTTATGCTGGTGTGGTTGTATATCAG gagtCCTCGTTCTGGTTTGGCCTTTGCTACATTGTCGCATCATGGTCCATTTATGACGAATACAGCAATGACACTTTAGACATGCCTGAAGGATCTTGCTTCCCCAG GCCGAAGTACCATAGAAAAACTGCATTGACAAAGAGCACATCTCATGCAGCCTCCTTTTCGAAGCGGGGTTCTCTTAAACGAACAGAATCAATTACACCTATGGTTGATCTAAAACCATTTGCG CTGCTTGATATCTTATTTAAGGAGTGTCAATCCCATGGAGAGAAATTTGTTTTGGAAGGCCTAATAACGCCAGAAGACATTGAAGAGGCTAGTTCTAACAAAAGTGGAACGGTGATTAGTATTGGTTTACCAGCTTATTGCCTTCTTCAGGCAGTTCTGCGATCCGTGAAAGCCAATTCGGAGGGTATTTTGCTTA ATGATGATCATACGGAGATAACAAGCAAAAACAGGCCGAAAGATGCATTCTTTGATTGGTTTTTTAACCCATTTATTATAATGAGAGACCAAATTAAAGCACAAAAGTTGTCGGAGGAAGAAGAGAATTATCTGTGCAAATTAGTATTATTGAATGGTGAGCCTAAAAAGCTGAAAAGTGTAAATACTGGTCCAGCACCGGAGTCGGAGCGTAGACGAGCAGAACTTGATGCACTGGCTAGAAG GCTTCAAgggattacaaaatcaatatcaAGATATCCAACATCAAGACGACATTTCCAAAATCTAGTGAACAAGCTATCAGTAGAACTGGCGAAGAAGAATGGGAGCAGTCGACCAATTGGAAGATCAAAAAGTGCGATTGTTAGATATTTCTCTTTTAATAAAAGCAGAGCAAAGCAAAGTGATTCTGATCCCGACTCACTTCGCCCAAGGGACGTCGATATTGTATAG
- the LOC136233791 gene encoding protein NOI4 has protein sequence MAAQDKGRPLPKFGEWDVNNPASAEGFTVIFSKARDEKKSIAAGGAGAASQRNNNMQKTDANYQDPTAKKWFCCF, from the exons ATGGCCGCG CAGGATAAGGGTCGGCCGTTACCCAAATTCGGAGAATGGGATGTAAACAATCCTGCATCTGCTGAAGGATTTACTGTAATATTTAGTAAAGCCAGAGATGAGAAAAAATCAATTGCAGCAGGAGGAGCTGGGGCTGCCTCTCAGAGGAATAATAATATGCAAAAAACTGATGCAAACTACCAGGATCCAACTGCG AAGAAGTGGTTTTGCTGTTTCTAG